The Microcoleus sp. FACHB-68 genome includes a region encoding these proteins:
- a CDS encoding iron dicitrate transport regulator FecR — protein sequence MKRLLTPTQITGLSLVLCGWFVSFSSSVAQRPPMANKEAERWVQIRRVQGEVTYQGQPARVGDRLAEGENLSTGSNSSATLVVDDGIGTITVSELSNLQIQNLDILPNGAKITRVFTNRGQSAARLRPFVNPDSRFDIAFRGNDDDEEGGVAGARGTEYGVAVGPTGKTGISIRSGTVEVVAQQQSVLLNAGTSSVVVPGKAPTPPRTTGENVQLKVKILPATLNKQVRVSGEVDPLNLVFLNNQPLETGTDGKFDTIVPLLPNRILRLEVRTPLGQEQVYELEAASAP from the coding sequence ATGAAGCGACTTCTCACTCCCACGCAGATCACAGGACTTTCGCTAGTGCTCTGTGGTTGGTTTGTCAGTTTCTCTTCTAGCGTCGCACAACGCCCCCCAATGGCGAATAAAGAAGCTGAACGTTGGGTGCAAATTCGCCGAGTTCAGGGCGAAGTGACTTACCAAGGACAACCGGCTAGAGTCGGGGATAGGCTGGCAGAAGGCGAGAATCTCAGCACCGGCAGCAATTCTAGCGCTACTTTGGTTGTGGATGATGGTATTGGGACAATTACTGTCTCAGAACTGAGCAATCTGCAAATCCAAAATTTAGATATTCTTCCCAACGGTGCGAAAATCACCAGAGTGTTCACCAATCGAGGGCAGTCAGCGGCGCGACTTCGACCTTTTGTTAATCCCGACTCCCGCTTTGATATTGCTTTTAGAGGGAACGATGATGATGAGGAAGGCGGGGTTGCCGGTGCTCGCGGCACAGAATATGGCGTTGCGGTTGGCCCGACTGGGAAAACCGGCATTTCTATCCGTAGCGGTACAGTCGAAGTCGTCGCTCAACAGCAAAGCGTACTCCTTAATGCCGGCACTTCTTCTGTAGTCGTTCCGGGAAAAGCCCCAACACCCCCCAGAACCACCGGGGAGAATGTACAGCTAAAAGTAAAAATTTTGCCAGCCACCCTAAATAAACAAGTCCGAGTTAGTGGTGAAGTTGATCCACTTAACTTGGTGTTTCTCAACAATCAACCCCTCGAAACCGGAACTGACGGCAAATTCGATACGATTGTCCCCCTCTTACCAAATCGGATACTGAGGTTAGAGGTTCGCACGCCATTAGGGCAAGAGCAAGTTTATGAATTAGAAGCCGCTTCAGCACCCTAA
- a CDS encoding thylakoid membrane photosystem I accumulation factor, which yields MIFHLLHIDFCKTVAACRSWLRPFAGCLLALLIILGSGLWVGTPAAQAGINDDRFDGNIYALYGGNGSLVPPKVKLADSLKQGKPALLVFFVDDSSDCKQFAAVVSGLQSYYGRSTDFLPLNVDALPVKSTYDKTEPGYYYHGVVPETVLIDQSGKVVLDAKGQVAFEKVDDAFREVFDLVPRAKSVELMKRRSFNEYSSEVSK from the coding sequence ATGATTTTTCATTTGTTACACATTGACTTTTGCAAAACTGTTGCAGCTTGCCGGTCATGGCTGCGTCCTTTCGCCGGCTGCTTGCTTGCTTTACTGATTATTCTCGGCAGCGGGTTGTGGGTGGGAACACCGGCAGCTCAAGCGGGGATCAATGATGACCGATTTGATGGTAATATCTACGCCCTTTATGGCGGGAATGGCTCTTTAGTGCCGCCGAAGGTTAAGTTGGCAGATTCCCTGAAGCAAGGCAAGCCGGCACTGCTGGTATTTTTTGTAGATGACAGCAGCGATTGCAAGCAATTTGCGGCGGTCGTATCGGGACTTCAATCTTACTACGGGCGAAGTACAGATTTTCTTCCCCTAAATGTGGATGCGTTGCCGGTGAAATCTACCTATGACAAGACAGAACCGGGTTATTACTACCACGGGGTCGTTCCAGAAACGGTTTTAATTGACCAGTCTGGCAAAGTCGTTTTAGATGCCAAAGGACAAGTGGCATTTGAGAAAGTAGACGATGCTTTCCGGGAGGTATTTGATTTGGTGCCGCGTGCAAAATCCGTTGAGCTAATGAAGCGCCGCTCGTTTAACGAGTATAGCTCTGAGGTGAGTAAGTAA